In Maylandia zebra isolate NMK-2024a unplaced genomic scaffold, Mzebra_GT3a scaffold11, whole genome shotgun sequence, a single window of DNA contains:
- the LOC143415938 gene encoding phospholipase D1-like isoform X1: protein MCQSPVNQTVCGSVHVTVLFSISSLVSLSFCSVHQDDPQRLHRSSIDVLDPISDQFYEEAWMFTSARYTSIYQKVFHCRPSSDAGGLPGQCWPTQRGPGSEELKKILAFLVSFLFSSYPNKTFLHLLAPKRLWCPWRSGPEACAHHVDRKHSDTILEMLTVTSEANWTTQLQQE, encoded by the exons ATGTGTCAATCACCTGTGAATCAAACTGTGTGTGGCTCAGTTCATGTCACAGTGTTGTTTAGTATATCTTCACTTGTCTCACTCTCCTTCTGTTCTGTCCATCAGGACGATCCTCAGCGCTTACACAGATCCTCCATCGATGTTTTGGATCCAATCAGTGATCAGTTCTACGAGGAGGCCTGGATGTTCACCAGCGCTCGCTACACCTCCATCTACCAGAAG gTTTTCCACTGTCGGCCATCCAGCGATGCTGGAGGGCTACCTGGCCAATGCTGGCCTACACAAAGAGGTCCCGGCtcggaggagctgaagaagatccttgCCTTCCTCGTCAGTTTCCTCTTCAGTTCCTATCCCAACAAAACCTTCTTGCACCTATTAGCTCCAAAGAGGCTATGGTGCCCGTGGAGGTCTGGACCTGAGGCCTGTGCTCATCACGTGGATAGAAAACACTCTGACACCATTCTGGAG ATGTTGACTGTGACCTCAGAGGCCAACTGGaccacacagctgcagcaggagtga
- the LOC143415938 gene encoding phospholipase D1-like isoform X2, with protein sequence MSSTQKDDPQRLHRSSIDVLDPISDQFYEEAWMFTSARYTSIYQKVFHCRPSSDAGGLPGQCWPTQRGPGSEELKKILAFLVSFLFSSYPNKTFLHLLAPKRLWCPWRSGPEACAHHVDRKHSDTILEMLTVTSEANWTTQLQQE encoded by the exons GACGATCCTCAGCGCTTACACAGATCCTCCATCGATGTTTTGGATCCAATCAGTGATCAGTTCTACGAGGAGGCCTGGATGTTCACCAGCGCTCGCTACACCTCCATCTACCAGAAG gTTTTCCACTGTCGGCCATCCAGCGATGCTGGAGGGCTACCTGGCCAATGCTGGCCTACACAAAGAGGTCCCGGCtcggaggagctgaagaagatccttgCCTTCCTCGTCAGTTTCCTCTTCAGTTCCTATCCCAACAAAACCTTCTTGCACCTATTAGCTCCAAAGAGGCTATGGTGCCCGTGGAGGTCTGGACCTGAGGCCTGTGCTCATCACGTGGATAGAAAACACTCTGACACCATTCTGGAG ATGTTGACTGTGACCTCAGAGGCCAACTGGaccacacagctgcagcaggagtga